Proteins encoded together in one Candidatus Zixiibacteriota bacterium window:
- a CDS encoding sigma-54 dependent transcriptional regulator, which produces MKLSILVVDDDKLVNEFIGETLRRVRHDVTAAYSGEEAKTILESQSFDLVISDIKMHKTSGMDLLKIIIEKYPDTVVILMTAYGTVQNAVEAMKIGAFDYLVKPFSPDEVEMVVSKAHEFMSMRSENMLLRAEVNEKYRTLVGASKKMTEIFQMIQNVAPSRSTILVSGESGTGKELIARAIHLYSDRAERQFIKLNCAALPDGLMESELFGHEKGAFTGADKQTRGRFELADGGTLLLDEISEIPNKLQGKLLRVLQEREFERVGSGTSMQVDVRIIATTNRNLKKEIADGNFREDLYYRLNVIPIDVPPLNQRMEDVPLLVEHFLSKYSEETGKEKKSLDESAMRLFMKYHWPGNVREMENFIERAVVISQEKSLSAKDFPSSLVLGKIEDKGGNFRVGMTVHEAEKLLILKTLEEQDGNRTRAAEILGINPRTLRNKLHEYGMADTSSD; this is translated from the coding sequence ATGAAATTGAGCATTCTGGTAGTGGATGATGATAAACTCGTAAACGAGTTTATCGGTGAGACTCTTCGGCGCGTTCGACACGATGTTACCGCGGCATATTCCGGAGAAGAAGCCAAAACAATATTGGAATCGCAATCGTTTGATCTGGTAATAAGCGATATCAAGATGCATAAAACGTCCGGGATGGATTTGTTGAAAATAATTATAGAAAAATACCCGGATACGGTCGTGATTTTGATGACTGCTTATGGCACCGTTCAAAACGCCGTTGAAGCCATGAAAATCGGCGCTTTTGACTATCTTGTGAAACCTTTCTCTCCCGATGAAGTGGAGATGGTCGTCAGCAAAGCGCATGAATTTATGTCGATGCGTTCGGAAAATATGCTTCTCAGGGCGGAAGTGAATGAAAAATACCGAACCCTGGTGGGCGCGTCGAAAAAAATGACAGAAATTTTTCAAATGATACAGAATGTCGCCCCGAGCCGCTCGACGATTTTAGTAAGCGGTGAATCGGGCACTGGCAAGGAATTAATCGCGCGAGCTATTCATCTTTATTCTGACCGCGCTGAAAGGCAATTTATAAAACTGAACTGCGCCGCTCTTCCCGACGGACTGATGGAGTCAGAATTATTTGGTCATGAAAAAGGCGCTTTTACCGGAGCCGACAAGCAAACCCGGGGAAGGTTCGAGCTGGCCGACGGAGGGACGTTGCTTCTCGATGAAATTTCCGAAATTCCGAATAAACTCCAGGGTAAATTGTTGCGAGTGCTTCAAGAGCGGGAATTTGAGCGGGTTGGTTCGGGAACTTCTATGCAGGTTGACGTTCGGATTATAGCGACAACTAATCGCAATTTGAAAAAAGAGATAGCCGACGGGAATTTTCGGGAAGATTTATATTATCGTCTGAACGTAATACCGATTGACGTGCCCCCGCTAAACCAGCGGATGGAGGATGTCCCGCTTCTGGTGGAACATTTCCTGAGTAAGTATAGCGAGGAAACCGGTAAAGAAAAGAAATCCCTCGATGAATCCGCGATGAGGCTGTTTATGAAATATCATTGGCCCGGAAATGTTCGCGAAATGGAGAATTTTATCGAGCGAGCCGTAGTCATATCACAGGAAAAATCTCTTTCGGCCAAAGATTTCCCATCATCGTTGGTTTTAGGCAAAATTGAAGATAAGGGCGGCAATTTTAGAGTGGGGATGACGGTTCACGAAGCCGAAAAATTACTTATTCTAAAAACACTTGAAGAACAGGATGGCAATCGAACTCGCGCCGCTGAAATTTTGGGTATCAATCCCCGAACCCTGCGCAACAAACTCCATGAATACGGCATGGCCGATACTTCTTCAGACTAA
- a CDS encoding ATP-binding protein: MLVFITMEGEKYSKQGVQSSDELTQFSESFETFNKIINNLQRQYLTLEKEYSGQSRELEDINHRLRATIAENQSVTTFLNSILSSLTSGVLVVDKSGMISHFNPAAEKIVGIPASAALGKKYDEVISCSTGARYSALDTVSTGVEFEAEEKVLLSNDGKEIPVSVSTSLLDDGNDDTYGAVEIFFDMTKIKRLEAEVNRVKTLAALGEMAATVAHEVRNPLGGIGGFAALLKRELGDDSVKVNLVNKIISGVDTLNKTVIALLDYTRRDQLNMREVSLSALIEDSVEYERAQEDLKEISIEIDIENEKRSLTVACDPHLMRQVFLNLYRNSREAMNGTGRITIRAGRENSINADSNDENKVWIEVEDTGPGIPADLCDKIFRPFFTTKSSQNGSGLGLASVWKTVQAHGGDISVKSEEGKGSNFRIILPASD; this comes from the coding sequence TTGCTTGTTTTTATCACCATGGAAGGTGAGAAGTACAGCAAACAGGGTGTTCAATCGAGTGATGAACTAACTCAATTCAGCGAGTCGTTCGAAACATTCAATAAAATCATTAATAATTTACAGAGGCAGTACCTTACCCTCGAAAAAGAATATAGCGGCCAAAGCCGTGAACTCGAAGACATTAACCACCGTCTAAGAGCGACCATTGCTGAGAATCAATCGGTTACGACTTTTTTGAATTCTATTCTTAGCTCCTTGACTTCCGGAGTTTTGGTTGTGGATAAATCCGGAATGATATCGCATTTTAATCCGGCTGCCGAGAAGATCGTCGGAATTCCGGCCAGCGCCGCACTTGGAAAAAAATATGATGAAGTGATTTCATGTTCCACGGGAGCGCGGTATTCCGCTCTTGATACGGTTTCAACCGGGGTTGAATTCGAGGCCGAGGAAAAAGTACTACTGAGTAACGACGGCAAAGAAATTCCGGTTTCCGTATCAACGTCACTGCTTGATGACGGCAATGACGACACTTATGGAGCGGTTGAAATATTTTTCGATATGACCAAAATCAAAAGGCTGGAAGCGGAAGTAAACCGGGTCAAAACCCTGGCCGCTTTGGGTGAGATGGCCGCGACGGTGGCGCATGAAGTCCGTAATCCGTTAGGTGGAATAGGCGGATTCGCGGCTTTACTAAAAAGAGAACTGGGCGACGATAGCGTTAAAGTAAATCTGGTAAATAAAATAATCTCGGGTGTGGATACTCTGAATAAAACCGTTATTGCTCTTTTGGATTACACTCGCCGGGATCAATTAAATATGCGGGAAGTATCTCTTAGCGCTCTTATCGAAGATAGCGTTGAATATGAACGAGCCCAGGAGGATTTAAAAGAGATTTCTATCGAGATTGATATTGAGAATGAAAAACGAAGCCTGACTGTTGCCTGCGATCCGCATTTGATGAGACAAGTGTTTTTGAATCTTTATCGAAATAGCCGGGAGGCAATGAACGGAACCGGCAGGATAACAATCAGAGCTGGCAGAGAAAATAGTATAAATGCCGACTCGAACGATGAAAACAAGGTGTGGATCGAGGTAGAGGATACCGGCCCGGGAATTCCCGCCGACTTGTGTGATAAAATATTCCGACCCTTTTTTACGACTAAATCCAGCCAGAATGGGTCAGGATTGGGATTGGCATCGGTTTGGAAAACGGTTCAGGCGCATGGGGGCGATATAAGCGTTAAATCGGAAGAGGGGAAAGGATCGAATTTTAGAATTATCCTGCCCGCCTCCGATTAA
- a CDS encoding chemotaxis response regulator protein-glutamate methylesterase, with protein sequence MIRVLVVDDSAFMRKAISMMISDDPEIEVVGTATNGEEGVEKVLELAPDLVTMDIEMPRMDGLTALRKIMKEKPTPVMMVSSLTSEGAQATLEALDLGAVDFIPKQLSYVSLDIVKIKQELIAKIKHIKNRKNLLMAQYRTRCVSGISAAVKRKRQVAKPLLGVAMPLSSKAGKKNIRVVAVGVSTGGPPALQRVIPQLPKNFPVPILIVQHMPPMFTKTLANRLNGLSALQVKEAEGGESLQGGMVYIAPGDKHMIVNRSGARHAIKLSNEPADTLYKPSVDIMMNSVEDNYRGTAMGVIMTGMGHDGLMAAKRVKKSGGIMIAQDENTCIVYGMPRAVIEAGIVDRISPIERIAADIVSYF encoded by the coding sequence ATAATTCGCGTACTGGTTGTTGATGATTCCGCGTTTATGCGCAAAGCCATCAGCATGATGATCAGTGATGATCCTGAAATTGAGGTTGTCGGAACAGCAACAAACGGAGAAGAAGGCGTTGAAAAGGTTCTTGAACTCGCTCCCGATTTGGTGACAATGGATATAGAAATGCCTCGCATGGACGGTTTGACGGCGTTGCGCAAAATAATGAAGGAAAAACCGACTCCGGTAATGATGGTTTCTTCATTAACATCCGAAGGCGCTCAGGCCACCCTGGAAGCGTTGGATCTTGGCGCGGTCGATTTTATACCCAAACAGTTATCATACGTTTCGCTTGATATTGTTAAAATCAAACAGGAATTAATTGCGAAGATTAAGCATATAAAAAACCGCAAGAATCTTCTTATGGCTCAATACCGCACGCGTTGTGTATCGGGAATTAGTGCGGCTGTCAAGAGAAAACGCCAAGTGGCAAAGCCGTTGCTCGGCGTAGCGATGCCTCTTTCATCGAAAGCCGGGAAGAAAAATATTCGTGTCGTGGCCGTCGGGGTTTCGACCGGGGGACCTCCGGCGCTTCAAAGAGTCATTCCTCAATTACCCAAGAATTTTCCCGTACCGATTTTGATTGTCCAGCATATGCCGCCAATGTTTACCAAAACCCTCGCCAACCGACTCAATGGTTTATCTGCGCTGCAGGTTAAAGAAGCTGAAGGCGGCGAATCTTTACAAGGCGGTATGGTGTATATCGCTCCCGGGGATAAGCATATGATCGTTAATCGCAGCGGCGCCCGGCATGCCATAAAATTATCCAATGAACCGGCAGATACTTTATACAAACCGTCGGTGGATATCATGATGAATTCGGTTGAGGACAATTATCGGGGTACAGCCATGGGAGTTATTATGACCGGTATGGGCCACGACGGACTTATGGCGGCAAAGCGTGTTAAAAAATCGGGCGGAATTATGATCGCTCAGGATGAAAATACCTGCATAGTTTATGGTATGCCCCGAGCCGTCATCGAAGCCGGTATCGTCGATCGTATTAGTCCTATCGAACGGATAGCAGCCGATATAGTATCGTATTTCTAA
- a CDS encoding chemotaxis protein CheA gives MSTTDVEMIGLDEMQEIIVDFLVEADELVNSLDNNLVKLEETPEDPDLLNEIFRAAHTIKGTSGFLSLDDITSLTHKMEDVLNKMRKGTLKVNGNIMDVLLESVDNLKILLQDVSDHKKVDRDLSGIISKLVAINEGQEIESVNEEKTPPKDEISVQKGSENKPAAPVQQSAKKQNNVAGGNHQEKETIRVEVNRLDTLMNLMGELVLSRNSLLQTTNNLGREHEDLAGMDDLNRAGSQINFVTTEIQLAVMKMRMLPIEKVFTKFPRMVRDLSREAKKKIKLEMFGEETELDKSVIESIGDPLVHLIRNSCDHGIEIPEDRIANGKPEEGTIRLGASQEGSNIVISIEDDGKGLDIEAIKSKAIERGLTTPEEVERLTSREIYSFIFQPGFSTAKKVTDVSGRGVGMDVVRTNIEKLKGIIDIESEVGKGTTISIKLPLTLAILQGLLIISEDETYIVPLASVLETLRVSLDEIESVNRRRVITLRDGLLPIVNLNHVLRGRANTADKSENPYVVVVGLADRRLGLIVDELLGQEEVVIKSMGHMLGKAKGLAGATILGDGRVRLIVDLIGLFKLANEYNK, from the coding sequence ATGTCGACGACTGACGTCGAAATGATTGGACTTGATGAAATGCAGGAAATCATTGTTGATTTTCTGGTAGAAGCTGATGAATTAGTAAATTCGCTCGACAATAATCTCGTCAAGCTTGAGGAAACGCCTGAAGATCCGGATCTCTTAAATGAGATTTTCCGTGCGGCTCATACGATAAAAGGAACTTCGGGGTTTCTCAGTCTTGATGATATAACATCGCTGACTCATAAGATGGAAGATGTGCTGAACAAGATGAGGAAAGGCACATTGAAAGTCAACGGCAACATTATGGATGTGTTGCTTGAGTCGGTCGATAATTTGAAAATACTCCTTCAGGATGTTTCTGACCATAAAAAAGTGGACCGGGATTTAAGCGGTATCATTTCAAAGTTGGTCGCGATAAATGAAGGCCAGGAAATCGAATCGGTTAATGAGGAAAAGACACCACCCAAAGATGAAATTTCCGTTCAAAAGGGATCCGAAAACAAACCTGCGGCGCCGGTGCAACAGTCCGCGAAAAAGCAAAATAATGTAGCTGGCGGCAACCATCAAGAAAAAGAAACTATCAGGGTTGAAGTCAATCGCCTTGATACATTAATGAATCTTATGGGGGAGTTGGTCCTGAGCCGAAATAGCCTTCTGCAAACGACCAACAATTTGGGGCGTGAGCATGAAGACTTAGCGGGGATGGATGACTTGAATCGGGCGGGCTCTCAAATCAATTTCGTAACCACCGAAATACAATTGGCGGTTATGAAGATGAGAATGTTACCGATCGAAAAAGTCTTTACAAAATTCCCCAGAATGGTTCGAGACCTATCTCGCGAGGCCAAAAAGAAAATCAAACTTGAAATGTTCGGAGAAGAAACGGAACTCGATAAATCGGTTATTGAGTCGATTGGCGATCCGTTGGTGCATTTAATCCGAAATTCGTGCGATCATGGAATCGAGATCCCCGAAGACAGAATCGCAAACGGCAAACCGGAAGAAGGTACGATTCGACTGGGTGCGTCTCAGGAGGGTTCCAATATCGTAATCTCAATTGAGGATGACGGCAAGGGTTTAGATATTGAAGCCATAAAAAGTAAGGCTATTGAGCGCGGATTGACAACTCCGGAAGAAGTGGAACGTCTAACCAGTCGGGAAATCTATAGCTTTATTTTTCAACCCGGTTTTTCTACCGCCAAGAAAGTTACCGATGTTTCAGGGCGTGGCGTAGGGATGGACGTTGTCAGGACCAATATTGAAAAGCTCAAGGGTATAATCGATATTGAATCCGAGGTTGGAAAAGGTACAACAATCAGCATTAAGCTTCCATTAACGCTTGCCATTCTACAAGGCTTATTAATCATTAGTGAAGATGAAACCTATATCGTACCCCTGGCGTCGGTGCTGGAAACTCTGCGAGTTTCCCTGGATGAAATAGAATCAGTTAACCGCAGGAGGGTCATTACCCTTCGCGACGGATTATTACCTATCGTTAATCTTAATCATGTACTTAGGGGCAGGGCTAACACTGCCGATAAAAGCGAAAATCCGTATGTTGTTGTTGTGGGACTTGCTGATAGACGATTGGGATTGATTGTTGATGAGCTTCTGGGACAAGAGGAAGTTGTAATTAAATCAATGGGTCACATGCTGGGTAAAGCCAAGGGTTTGGCAGGAGCTACTATCCTGGGCGACGGCCGAGTCAGACTCATTGTTGATTTAATTGGGCTTTTCAAACTTGCCAATGAATATAACAAATAA
- a CDS encoding protein phosphatase CheZ — MAKKESTKIEKNQFTERLRAELKKLTGSINEIMHNMKMMQNPIMESRERLPKANEQLGKISAQTEKATHTMLDMVEQILEHQEKIMQFTGDVTGFFKKSRSKYKNVHLDHLARIKEMASISQNNAFLIMDALQFQDITSQQMRHASTLLEDIENRLQYLLAAFEGKEVSDIEKQHALTGQAYDPEADLFNGKNQGEVDSIVSTVAVKD; from the coding sequence ATGGCGAAAAAAGAATCTACAAAGATAGAAAAAAATCAGTTCACGGAAAGGTTACGCGCAGAACTGAAAAAACTGACGGGTTCCATAAATGAAATTATGCATAATATGAAAATGATGCAGAACCCGATTATGGAATCCCGCGAGAGATTACCCAAGGCTAATGAACAACTCGGGAAAATATCCGCCCAAACCGAAAAAGCGACTCATACGATGCTGGATATGGTTGAACAAATTTTGGAACACCAGGAAAAGATCATGCAATTCACAGGTGATGTCACCGGGTTTTTTAAAAAGTCGCGTTCCAAATACAAAAATGTTCATCTTGATCATTTGGCCCGCATTAAAGAGATGGCATCAATTTCACAGAATAACGCTTTTCTTATAATGGATGCTTTACAGTTCCAGGATATTACCTCTCAGCAAATGCGGCACGCTTCAACTTTATTGGAAGATATTGAAAATCGCCTGCAATATCTTTTGGCGGCTTTTGAAGGAAAAGAAGTATCCGACATTGAAAAACAACATGCCCTTACCGGGCAGGCTTATGATCCCGAAGCCGATTTATTTAACGGGAAAAATCAAGGTGAGGTAGATAGTATCGTTTCCACGGTCGCCGTCAAAGATTAA
- a CDS encoding response regulator, producing MADLKILAVDDSPTMRRIIVNSLKKAGYSDITEACDGKDALAKMKVNNFDFVITDWNMPEMDGMTFVTNIRGSSDYKEVPILMVTTRSVKDDIVDAIKAGVNSYIVKPFTPDILKEKIEQVMANV from the coding sequence TTGGCTGATTTAAAAATTCTCGCAGTCGATGATTCTCCGACAATGCGTCGGATAATTGTTAACTCTTTGAAAAAAGCGGGTTACAGCGACATTACCGAAGCCTGCGATGGCAAAGACGCCCTTGCAAAAATGAAAGTCAATAATTTCGATTTCGTAATTACCGATTGGAATATGCCGGAGATGGACGGGATGACTTTTGTTACCAATATTCGTGGTTCTTCGGACTATAAAGAAGTCCCTATCCTGATGGTAACGACCAGGTCGGTTAAGGATGATATAGTCGACGCCATTAAGGCCGGCGTTAACAGTTATATTGTGAAACCGTTTACGCCGGACATTCTTAAAGAAAAAATCGAACAAGTTATGGCTAACGTTTAA
- a CDS encoding response regulator, with protein sequence MEHTVLVVDDSRTIVKFVSFSLKNRGFNVLTASDGMDAIEKISTHATPVDLIITDLNMPNVDGYELISTLRKNSKYQEIPIIILSSEEDEEDKQKGIDAGASSYLVKPFKSTVLLREISKYLE encoded by the coding sequence ATGGAACACACAGTGTTAGTTGTGGATGATTCTCGGACAATTGTGAAATTCGTCTCGTTCTCGCTGAAAAACCGGGGATTTAATGTTCTGACGGCCAGCGACGGAATGGATGCCATTGAAAAAATATCCACGCACGCGACACCGGTGGATCTGATAATAACCGATTTGAACATGCCTAATGTTGACGGCTATGAATTGATCTCGACTTTACGCAAAAATAGCAAATACCAGGAGATTCCGATTATCATTCTGTCTTCGGAGGAAGATGAAGAGGATAAACAAAAAGGAATAGACGCCGGGGCATCTTCCTACCTGGTTAAGCCATTTAAATCCACAGTGTTATTGAGAGAAATATCGAAATATTTGGAATAA
- a CDS encoding protein-glutamate O-methyltransferase CheR has translation MVNNELDLELTEEEFELFRDFIHEQAGIFFADNKMYLVKNRLCKRINELGIRNYKDYFYRVKYDVTMREFNYLMDLVTTNETSFFRNPPQLKSFSEEALQVVIKNKVENNKPKSIKIWSAGCSTGEEPYTLAMILLEHLGTALGWNIEIVATDISERVLTTARRGLYNEIALRTTPKDLIKKYFSHDGQKYAINPAVKNLVRFGFLNLHDSRKLSMYSNMDFIFCRNVMIYFSDEVKKQLVRGFYNSLAPGGYFYIGHSESLHGISRAFKLVYFKNALVYNKEESRGGVDTAARDIQGKKLAITTGAGSGAGKAIELLKKIKPMSNNRVGNTG, from the coding sequence ATGGTTAACAATGAATTAGATCTGGAATTGACCGAAGAAGAATTCGAATTGTTCCGCGATTTCATTCATGAACAGGCCGGAATATTTTTCGCGGACAATAAAATGTATCTGGTTAAAAATAGGCTTTGTAAGCGGATTAATGAGCTGGGTATTAGGAATTATAAGGATTATTTTTATCGAGTCAAATACGACGTCACCATGAGAGAATTCAATTATTTGATGGATTTGGTGACCACGAACGAGACTAGTTTTTTCCGAAATCCGCCTCAATTGAAATCCTTTTCTGAAGAGGCTTTGCAGGTGGTAATTAAAAATAAGGTGGAGAATAATAAACCCAAATCGATCAAAATATGGTCGGCCGGATGTTCGACCGGTGAAGAACCGTATACCCTGGCTATGATACTACTGGAGCATCTGGGAACCGCTTTGGGGTGGAATATTGAAATTGTGGCGACCGATATTTCCGAGCGGGTTTTAACGACCGCTCGACGAGGGCTTTATAATGAAATCGCACTCCGGACGACACCCAAAGACTTGATAAAGAAGTATTTCAGCCATGACGGACAAAAGTATGCAATCAATCCGGCAGTCAAGAATCTGGTAAGATTTGGATTCCTTAATTTACATGATTCGCGGAAATTATCGATGTATTCCAATATGGATTTCATTTTCTGTCGAAACGTTATGATCTACTTTTCGGATGAAGTGAAAAAGCAATTGGTTCGCGGATTTTATAATTCTCTCGCTCCGGGAGGGTATTTCTATATCGGTCATAGCGAGTCCCTGCACGGAATATCAAGAGCTTTTAAACTGGTTTATTTCAAAAATGCCCTGGTTTACAATAAAGAAGAAAGCCGCGGCGGGGTCGATACGGCTGCGCGAGATATTCAGGGTAAAAAACTGGCAATAACAACGGGGGCCGGCTCAGGAGCGGGAAAAGCAATAGAACTGTTGAAGAAAATTAAACCCATGTCGAATAATAGAGTAGGAAATACAGGCTAA
- a CDS encoding response regulator, protein MNKYRILVVDDELLIRDLLYDFFSSQDWDIMVAEGGYKAIEFLKNQDFDIVLTDLKMPDMDGMALAGRIRELYQGLPVVIMTGYPSLDSAIEALRYKIDDYIIKPFNVNQLFKTIKRVVEETNSKIQAGEA, encoded by the coding sequence ATGAATAAATATAGAATTCTGGTCGTGGATGATGAGCTGCTAATTAGAGATTTGCTTTATGATTTCTTTAGTTCTCAGGATTGGGATATCATGGTTGCCGAAGGCGGCTATAAGGCCATTGAGTTTTTAAAAAATCAGGATTTTGATATCGTTTTAACGGATCTAAAAATGCCTGATATGGATGGTATGGCTTTGGCCGGACGCATAAGAGAATTATACCAGGGATTGCCGGTCGTCATAATGACGGGTTACCCCTCGCTGGATTCCGCAATTGAAGCGCTTCGGTATAAGATAGATGATTACATAATAAAACCGTTTAATGTCAATCAACTCTTTAAGACTATAAAGCGAGTAGTCGAGGAAACAAATAGTAAGATACAGGCGGGGGAAGCCTAA
- a CDS encoding HEAT repeat domain-containing protein → MPKIEVSVEDLLNQLSSPDFFEREEAVKQLGQMSEDSAIAGLVLGLEDEDRGIRELAADHLVKIGGSTCSQLLASFMGHDEISVRNLAAEILIRIGRSAVPALSQALDNEDHNLRKFSLDVLGLIKDHSVAGKVHLMLDDPNENVACSAAETLGYIGNQHSVRPLLNAFEKYDFLRAQAAEALGNIGHESAFEGLRVHLDDKDPVVLYSIIEAMGKMGLEAGIEDLKRFINSDMQMITDAAIAAIIRIAQANGRSIYSEFRDDVVKKFLVDSLRSDDESDVQFALQELRHWNEPDIVKELIVLLIKSEGHLVGDITNVLKAVGTPAVMAISEKLHESTDKEKLKILDVIGISEDIRLVEDIEKLADSPNSEIREKVAVALGRCNAQNSWEIIEHLMSDSVGHVRAAAIKSIGWLGIPEGREDLLIKGLDDDYPDVREAAMGAMILLGGSKVIETFTNDLNHESAERQRLAAIALGMIGEEETVNPLITTVSHSDPAVRRSAIEALARVGDMEIAGAIRAGLNDENSLVRKAAVTALVKLLGSKAIEDIKHLLNDNDLWVRYHTIDAIGGMRIPDHSELLLQYLDDEQDIIRIAAVKALATLGDKSILEKLKQISCEGNEDLAAAVREATDALTG, encoded by the coding sequence ATGCCGAAGATTGAAGTTTCGGTAGAAGACCTATTAAATCAATTATCCAGTCCTGATTTTTTTGAACGGGAAGAAGCCGTTAAACAGCTCGGTCAGATGAGCGAGGACTCGGCTATTGCCGGTTTGGTACTGGGTCTGGAAGACGAGGACCGCGGTATCAGGGAACTGGCCGCGGATCATTTGGTCAAAATTGGCGGGAGCACTTGCTCTCAATTACTCGCGAGCTTTATGGGGCATGACGAGATTTCGGTAAGAAATCTGGCCGCGGAAATTCTTATTCGAATCGGGCGAAGCGCGGTCCCGGCGCTCTCACAAGCTTTGGATAATGAAGATCACAATCTCAGGAAATTTTCTCTTGATGTACTGGGATTAATTAAAGACCATTCCGTTGCGGGAAAAGTTCATTTAATGCTGGATGATCCTAATGAAAATGTGGCCTGTTCAGCCGCGGAAACGCTGGGGTACATTGGTAATCAGCATTCTGTTCGTCCCCTTCTCAACGCTTTTGAAAAATATGATTTTTTGCGAGCGCAGGCCGCTGAGGCCCTGGGTAATATCGGACATGAATCCGCGTTTGAGGGTTTGCGAGTTCATCTGGATGACAAAGATCCGGTTGTTTTATATTCCATTATTGAAGCTATGGGGAAAATGGGCTTAGAAGCCGGCATTGAGGATTTGAAGCGGTTTATTAATAGTGACATGCAGATGATTACGGATGCTGCGATAGCCGCCATTATACGAATAGCCCAAGCCAACGGCCGATCAATATATAGCGAATTTCGTGACGATGTCGTAAAGAAATTCCTTGTCGATAGTTTGAGGTCTGATGATGAGTCGGATGTGCAATTCGCCCTCCAGGAGTTGAGACATTGGAATGAGCCGGATATAGTAAAAGAATTGATAGTTTTGCTTATTAAATCCGAAGGACATCTGGTGGGTGATATAACCAATGTTTTAAAGGCTGTTGGGACTCCGGCAGTCATGGCCATAAGTGAGAAATTGCATGAATCCACCGACAAAGAAAAGTTGAAAATTCTCGATGTTATCGGGATTTCGGAAGATATTCGCCTGGTCGAAGACATAGAAAAGCTGGCCGATTCGCCTAATTCTGAGATTCGAGAGAAGGTGGCCGTAGCTCTGGGGCGATGCAACGCTCAAAATTCCTGGGAAATAATCGAACATCTGATGTCTGATTCGGTCGGTCATGTCCGCGCTGCGGCCATCAAATCTATCGGATGGCTCGGTATTCCCGAGGGACGGGAAGATTTATTGATTAAGGGATTGGATGATGACTATCCCGATGTCAGAGAAGCGGCGATGGGAGCAATGATTTTATTGGGCGGATCCAAAGTTATTGAAACGTTTACCAATGATTTAAATCATGAAAGTGCCGAACGTCAGCGTCTGGCTGCAATCGCTCTGGGTATGATAGGCGAGGAAGAAACCGTAAATCCGCTTATTACCACTGTTTCTCATAGTGACCCGGCCGTTCGCCGGTCCGCCATTGAAGCTCTGGCTCGTGTAGGGGATATGGAAATCGCGGGCGCTATTCGAGCCGGACTCAACGATGAAAACTCATTGGTTCGAAAGGCGGCCGTGACGGCTCTGGTTAAACTTCTTGGTTCGAAGGCTATTGAAGATATTAAACATCTGCTGAATGATAATGATTTATGGGTCAGATACCATACGATTGATGCAATTGGGGGGATGAGAATTCCAGATCATTCCGAACTGCTTTTACAGTATCTGGACGATGAGCAAGACATCATACGAATTGCCGCAGTGAAGGCATTAGCGACTCTGGGAGATAAATCAATTCTTGAAAAATTGAAACAAATTTCCTGTGAAGGTAACGAGGATCTTGCGGCGGCCGTCAGGGAAGCTACTGACGCTTTAACGGGATAG
- a CDS encoding STAS domain-containing protein yields the protein MEIITSIKDQVNVLSMRGKLDLANAAKLKETVKTILDEKRNMIHLDMKDVDFINSSGLGALVSLMKEIRVQKGRLTLSNLAPYVNEIFEITQLSHVFEIFPTSEEAITSYQTACSTGTE from the coding sequence ATGGAAATTATTACCAGTATCAAAGATCAAGTCAACGTGTTATCAATGCGTGGCAAACTTGATTTGGCCAATGCCGCCAAATTAAAAGAAACTGTGAAAACTATTCTTGATGAAAAACGGAATATGATACATCTGGATATGAAGGATGTCGATTTCATCAACAGCTCCGGATTAGGTGCACTGGTTTCACTGATGAAGGAAATTCGAGTTCAGAAGGGCCGCCTGACTCTTTCCAATTTGGCGCCCTATGTAAATGAGATTTTTGAGATCACTCAACTGTCACATGTATTCGAGATTTTTCCAACTTCTGAAGAGGCGATCACCAGCTATCAGACCGCCTGCTCAACCGGAACCGAATAA